CCTGACACtgaacatttgtttgtttgttttgcttattGTTTGCACAGCAACTCCATGGGAATAACATCCGCTTCACTGATGGCTATGAGCTAAAGGAGGATGTGGGCATCGGTGCATACTCTGTGTGCAAGCGCTGTGTCCACAGAATCACCAGCGTGGAGTATGCAGTCAAAGTAAGTTCAAAGTAGCCACCCTTATGGTACAAAACATGCACATATCATATTAACTGTAAATAACTTTGACAGGCTCCTTTTTGCCCACTCCACGTGTCTGTGAAATTGTTCAGGGAGCAGCAATCTAATCTTCTTGTCTGACAGGAATGCTTAGATTTGTTGGTCTGTTCAATTTGTTCATTTACTGTCTTTTTTCCAGATTATTGACAAGGCCAAGAAGGATCCATCAGAGGAGATAGAGATTCTCCTGAGATATGGGCAGCACCCAAACATCATCACCCTGAAAGATGTGAGCAATCTCACAGTTACACAGATGGATGCCCATGTCCCTTCTGTGACCAATCAACTGATAAACAAGCAAAGTCGCAGACTAGAGATTCCCTTTAGCTCATTCAGTCACCAAGCGGTGGTACACTTAAACTTTAAAATCTGGGTCTGTGCTGAAGGTTCCTACTTGTGCTATTTATATCATGTTTTTAATCTTGCTAGTCAGCCCATCAAAGCTCTGTAATGTAGCCATTGGTTTAGAACTGCATTGGACACTTGTATGGGACAGCTACTGTAGCTTTGGTATGGAATGTCATCTTGGTGTTCCTTTAAACATTTCAATTTTGTATCACCATACAAAAACATGCATCTTTATTTCTAATATTTTACATAGTGAACCTAAAATGTATTTATGCTCATCTAGAGTGTTGAGTTGTAGAGACCTGTCATCAATATCAGAGATATGGCTGTTTTCAAAATGTcataccagagagggttgaagcagAGCATAGTGATCAAGGGTCTTTGGTCATACTGATGTAACATTCACTGCAACTTACTACTTTTCTGTCTACAAGCATTGTGCAGTATGCATTTCAGAAAGTCAAAGTCATGAAAATGTGGCCAGAAGTCATAGATGAGTCCATTGTTGCTGAGTATGTTCCTGTACTGTCTGCAGGTGTATGATGATGGGAAGTATGTGTACCTGGTGATGGAGCTGATGAGGGGAGGGGAGCTGCTGGACAGGATCCTCTATCAGAAGTGCTTCTCCGAGCGGGAGGCCTCAGCAGTTCTCTGTACCCTCACTAAGACCGTGGAGTATCTCCACTCCCAAGGGGTAAGTGCAAGAACCTGCCTTTACTTCAGTTATATacaaaacatgacatgacaactgGACCTCTGAGCGATGAGTAATTTACTAACATCAGGATCAACCACAACCAACCACCTCACCGATACACCAATCACTAGCCTTAAATTACTGCTCTTGTAGACTCCTCACAAGCGTTTTGATGTGAAAACCTTCCATTGTCAGTGTCATGTTGAATTAGACCTGTACTATTCAGGAAAGTTTGACTCTCTCCCATTTAGCAAAGTAGGATCATAAAGAACTAAATATTGAATAGTTGAGATAAGGTTAGAGATAAATGTTGACTTACTTACTTTGTTTTTCTCTGCAGTCTGTGGGTGGATCACAGTTATCCAAATGAAATAGCCCTTTTTGTTCTGTTGCTAAGGATACTCTGTTTCTTCTTGCTTGTGTTGAGGTTATCAAGCAGCTCTCCAATTGCATCTATGACAGACTTTAGAACACagtattttaaatgtatttacaaAGTACAGATACAGTGAATAGGTTTTTCTCAAATGACTGCAAATTAACATAATTTTCAAACGTAATTAAAAATTGATGTATAACTCACATATGTGTGTAAGACACTGCTAGTCTCAACCTAGACCTGTTTGTTGTCCATTAAAGCAAAGACAATTGATCCGTATTATAACCTATAAAGGGATGTCCATCTGTTAGTAGCTCCATCTTATCACTCTAATGATGATCTCATCTTGTCTCGTGCTTCTGCATTCAATATAAAAGACGTCACCCTAGTGGAGTGGGATGTCACATCTGTGCCAGACCATTATTACTTACTTAGCATTGTTGAATTTTATCTAAGGTCGTCCATCGAGACTTGAAGCCAAGCAATATCCTCTATGTGGATGAGACAGGCGATCCAGAGTCCATCCGAATTTGTGACTTTGGCTTTGCCAAACAGCTGAGAGCGGAAAATGGCCTCCTCATGACGCCGTGTTACACAGCTAACTTTGTCGCTCCAGAGGTAAGAGAAACATTGTTGTGttcgtttgttttgttttgccatttgtttttatttattttctcttttcccTGTTCCCTATGAAGTGACAGTCACAAATTGTTATCTCAGAAAACAGATGAGTGGTACCGTACAGAACCAGTCTCCTTTAAGGGGATCCCTTTAGGAGAAAACACTGAAAATAGAGTACAGTGAAGTGTGTGGGGTGGCTGACATTAGTCAAATGCATCAGAAAAGTTTGGTCTTGGAAAGCCAGTTatatttgggggcagccgtggcctactggttagcgctttggacttgtaaccgaagggttgctgattcgaaccctgaccagtagaaagcggctgaagtgcccttgagcaaggcacctaacccctcactgctccccaacgccgctgttgttgcaggcagctcactgcgccgggattagtgtgtgcttcacctcactgtgttcactgtgtgctgagtgtgtttcactaattcacggattgtgcttgtacttatacttatactgctGCATCACCATGTTTCCATGTTCCATGTCTTGTTTAGGTCCTGAAAAAGCAGGGCTATGACGCGGCCTGTGACATCTGGAGTCTGGGAATTTTACTCTACACCATGTTAGCAGGGTAAGAAAACATAATTGACCTCAAAGCAAATAATTTTCCAAATTCAGTATGCCATGTCTGGGGAAGCGATGAAGCAAAGGATTATAATTTCATTGTAGCAAATACAATTTCATAGTAGGAAATTCTGTTTTTCATTTCGCTTTATGACTGTACATGATTTATAAAATCACACACTATGGTACATTTTCCCGGTCCATCATTTCTAGGACGTGGAGGGATTTCCAGGGTCAAGTTAACAGCTGATGCGCTGTAATTGTTCTTTGGACAAACCTATCAGATGCAGACCTGACAATTTAATGTTCCTGGTTGAAGCTTTGGGTTTAAATCTCCACATAATCTGGGCATCTGGGGGGAAAGGGATTTCTTTCCCCTTTGTGCCATTTTTGTAGCCCCTTACAAAGCCTGTGTGCTCACAGTCATAAGCAGtaacgttttttttatttttatagaaAAACAATTGTACAGATCAGGTAAACATGGCCATTTCGGGTCTGTTGTCAGGCTCAGGAGCACTATGTCCTTTCCCCAGATTCACCCCTTTTGCCAACGGCCCAGATGATACGTCAGAAGAAATCCTCGCCCGGATTGGCAGCGGTAAATATGCCCTCACGGGAGGCAACTGGGACACAGTATCAGATGCAGCCAAGGTACTTCCGACTCAGCTGGCATAGTTTTTATAGAATAACTTGTCACTGCATCATTTACTTCAGTGATTGATATTCTGGCGTTAAAGTTTCTAATCATTACCTTCCCTTCACTATCTTATCTATACTATACTTATCGCCAAATCATTCTAGAATGGATCATTAAGAAGTAATCAAGTAGCAAGTCATTTGAATCAttcactcttctctctatctatctatctatctatctatctatctatctatctatctattgcccATTATCAGGACATTGTGTCAAATATGCTGCATGTGGATCCTCATCAGCGGCTGACAGCACCTCAGGTCCTCCGGCACCAGTGGATTGTGAACCGGGAGCAGCTCTCCCAGAGCCAGCTTATCAGACAAGACGTGCTACTGGTGAAGGTAGCACCTCTGAGTCACGCTCAGctgtcaatctctctctctctctttctctctctctctcttttaaaggtccagtatgtaggaaataatgggaAATAatctgtaaccattccaaaaattatcaccatatgttgtcagagagtaaggaaacacgatgaactgaagtaatggcttatttgacaacattactctaacccgtaaaaccccgtaagacccatgaaaaaaatgagttacggggcggaatctcttggaatgttcgtttatgttttgaacgattaattctagaataccgtattaataatgggctagcacgtcctcctatttgggttgccaaattagcaaaagccaactgtcaacagctgtcagttgtagccatgaacgcctacgagaggcaggcaagtTTACAAAAtgatcactcactctctccctttccaccaccccctctctccttccatttgtctctctctctctctctgctctctcttttttctcagcTTCTCTCTTCCAAATGTTCTCTTTaattctccttttctctcactctgcctgtttgtctgtttaCATCCACTGTCCACACACTGACAAGTAGGCTACAAGCGCCTGCAAATGGTTTTGGCACTTCTTGCAAATGCACTAGTGTgattctgtgtgagagagaaacggagagacagagagtggatgggtgtgtgtcaTAAACCTACCCTTTCCTGCAGTCTAATTTTTTGGTTGGAAAGGTGATGTGTGGATAAAACATGAATGTCTGTTAATGTAAGCCAAGCCAACATACATCGTACAACGTACATCACTGATATTTTATATCTGCCTATTAAAGCAATTAATTTTACAGACAAATTTGAATTACCTATACACAGCAGTGTGGTTATTACTCTGTGACTCTAAGCGAATGGGTTAATATGTCAGCATAACTACAAATGCATTGTAACTCATTACTGCCATCTGCTGTTCTTGTTCTGTGAAACAGaattttttaaaacattataTGCCATGCATATTACTAATGTGTGTCACTTGGATGTTTtaatgtattgttttgtttgtctgtttgtttgtttgtttttgtaaaggGTGCAATGGCTGCCACCTATTTTGCTCTTAATCGGTCGCCTCAAGCACCAAAGCTGGAACCTGTGTTGTCATCTGTTCTGGCTCAGAGAAGAGGAATGAAGAGACTCACATCCACACGACTATAGTACAGCTGCACAAGAAACACCAAAAATATCATGATGTACAGCAACAGAGACTTGCCAAAGGACTACAATTACTTTGTGCGCAGTACCACATGGACGAGATTGACTGATAGAGGTGCctaggtgttttgtgtttgtggtcCACAATTTCTGCTTTTTGATAATTGGCACACTAAAATGTGAATGAGATAAAGACAAAAGTTCAATAAGCTGTTACATACGCCAAAATGCGTCATTTTGATTTGCTACGTTAGTATTGTACATCTCCTAATTCTAGTTTCATTCTTTTGTACTTTTAGCTTGTATGAAATATGAAGTTGCCATCCAATCACTCTAACCCAAACATCCCCCCAACATCAGTCACATTCAACCTTTACAGACTAGTACTTGAAAAGCTATGGAATTTTACATATTATAACATAACCTGCATAAAAGTCAAGAATTTCCAGTGCTATTAGCTGTTCTGTGTTTGATCACTATAAAAAGAACAGGCTGATTGTGAGATACAGAACTATAGAGGCCAGAGAGGGTTTTGAGTATAGCACAAAGAAACAGGCCGAGCCTGCCTTCAAGAGCATAGGGTGCAATAATGCAATCACAGATAGTTGCATAACCTCCCACACTCATTGTTAATTAGGCTACCATATTTactcttcacctcactgtgtttttgtgtgtgtttttatttataagTATAGTGTTGTGCAGTTGCAATTTATTTGGAGAATCCTCTTGACTATTTTTATTTCCCAGTATGATGGTCTTCTTTGCTTTAGCATAGGGCCCAGCTAAAGGGAGGATTTTGAAATGTCTTTTTGGTGACAAGGACCTACAGTAGGTGTACATGCGCTTGTTGTGGTACCTTTTTCAGATGATTGCCTTTTCTCTCAAGTGAGTGCATCATTTTGTGTTAAATATGTACTGCTGTATATGTAATTAGTTTGACTTTTGTTTTAAacatattgtttttatttattgagCATGGAAGTTCCGTTGTTATTTAACATTCAATTTATAGTCATcatcaaataacactaaatTATGTAAATAGTGTAAATATGTAATTTGTATAAAATGGTTTTACCCTTtggtaatttatttatttatttgttaagcTATTCGTAGCCTTCATGTGTATGTACTTCTCAGCACTAGTGCTCTTGGTACCATTTATCGAGGGTAcctaaaaaatgtgttttgtaatCTGATAATCAAAGTGCACTTTATACATTGTCAAAGTCATGAACAAATGCTAACAGAAACAAGaatatgttgttgtttgttggggggggggggtcatttgaTTTGGATTTGCTGGTAAAAGCCACTTTTAGGTGAAACCACTCAAAAAACATGTATCAAGGTTTAGAAAAATATGAATGTAAAAATGGCCTGTGAGAATGGAGCAgtttttcaaagtatctgcagaGTTTGACCAGCAACAGCTTCTATGTAAGCATGCGACTAAAGTACTTTGACAATTCACCCAAGGACCTGTGTTATGGAAGAAATGTCATAATAAATATTCACTTTAAAATATATTGTTTGAATATTTGTGAGCAATGAGCTAACTATCATAATAGTGATAAAAATGGCATAATTATATAGGCAGATGCCTTGCCATTCCTTAATAATCTAGGACTTTTCAGATACATTTTATTCATTAGAGCTGATATACTATACTGTCAAAGTATTTTACAGAAGCAGACTTAATAGTGCTTGGTTGGGTGGCATTGGCCACATAACCAACCAGAGTTAAGTGTCTACAGAATggctttctttgctttcttacTTGGCAGGTAAACAAACTTTCTTGGACACGTTGGTTTTAGATAAGCCTATACTTTGTTTACCCCAAGGCGTCAGTATAAGAAGGCATGGGCAAAAATATATCaaattgtattttaaaataaaatatcaaatacagtagcctaccatgtatcaaaataaaatactgtaatttttgaaaatactaaaaatactctTTAAAGGGAGCATGATATCACAACCTTCTATATATGTCTATTTAATATTCATTCATCAGTGCACTGACTGTTGATTAattggacagtgtttgagagcaatAGCTTTTCTCTGTCTACGAGACTGAAAACAGTCAGCAGATCAACTGCTGctgcctgttacatctcataAATACTATATCAGAGATGTGCTCAAAAggtcacaactgaacttgtcaagtggCACAAACTAACCACCGAACATAAGAGTAACAGAATGTGAGCTTAAAGCAACCTAATGCAGTTATTAACTTCAAACTCATGGTACACTGACATATAATATGGagaatgaagtctctgacattgttaATGAATGCCCAGAATATTAATACTGCACTACGCTGTTGATCAGGTATGAGCATGACCCTTTTAGTTGGTTTTAACTAACTGGATATTGTCTAATCGCTAAATTGTTATTTTGACAGTAAGGGACAAAGTTTTTTCATCTTGCCGCTTTAGGTGATTCATGggacaactttttgagcaatgcagagcaaccacataaccggttccatgtgttccgattggatgatcatgttaatttgcctactgatgattaaaAGTTCTCAAGAAAGAAATAAGTTGCCCAATATCAAAGGGACATGCCAGAACATGCTCAGGAACATTGCCCAGCAAAATTGCTCAGAGAGGTGCCTGTGTATCAGACATCACTGTCAAAGTTCTTCCTAAGTTCTACCGAAACGTGTAGGTGTGGGTGAGCAAATAACCATGTGGTTGAGTATGTGGgttggtgtgagagagggagtgtactgtattgtgtgtgtgacctatAGGCTACTCATCTTGCACcagatcatcttcctgaatcacaatattctgatcacaacaagtctgggcaaagtCAGCAgcagtcagaggctacattcattgttttgcacttttatgtcATCACATCAACAAAAGTTTTGGTTTTACAAAATGATTtggcagtaggcctatttttaaaccacaaatatacacacctaTACAATATCTTGATTAAATACATGTTTTAAATCAATGCATCTACTGCCCATCATGACCTTAAGCTGCTCAATAGCCTATTTTCTGATAGAAGGCCTCTGTATAGAGCTGGTCACATGCACTTCTACTGAAAGAAAAGTACTTCTTTTTATAGACTATCAGTCCAGATAAGATGGGATATAGGTCAAAGCCCAGTGAACATCATATTCATGCCAGGGAGGTGTCTCTAGCCAACGTAATAATCATAACAAAGTGGCATAAAACAGATCAAAAGCTGAGAAACAAGGTTGGACTAGGCTTATATGACTAAATATATTCCTACTTAGGCTATTGATAAGCTGATAAGTCCAGATAGTTTGACGTTTTTGAAATATTGTGTTGGCTGAATCCACCGATATCAAATTATGTTATTCTTCAGATCAGTGGCTGAATCATACGAATCATAGGGCTGAATAATGTTTTAATCGCAGCATTCTTCTGCGCATGTGCTTACTCAGGACGTACTGACGTCCTCTGTTGTGAAGCCTAGTAGCTAGCAGTAGCAGGGTAGTTGTTTGTAGCTCGTGCATTCAGTCAGAGCTCTAGTGTGGGCGAAGTGGTTCAGTTTATTGTTATATAGCTACAGTAAGGTCGTAATTTTCACGATGGCTGGAACTTTAGCCCGCAAAGCTGTCGACCACCTGAAGAGCAAAGAGTTCAGAGAGTATTTGATGAGGTAACTTGTTAATTGTTGTCGTCTGTCAGCCAAGGTGATAGCTTGCTGTGCTAACCTAGGCTGCaaactaacgttagcttgcAGCCTAGGTTAGCGTTGGCTGTTTGATAGCTACTTTGACCAAAATGCATGAAGTTATATGTGGTGTTTCTCAAAAACACAAATGGGAAGTTTATCCTCCATAACTTTTTGGAATTAATGTCTGGTTTCCTGCCTCTGTTAACACGGAGACCACCACAACACTGCATGATCTTAACCTTATATGTGAAGGACACGATGCTAGCTTATGCTAACGTACCGGAACGTTAGTAAGCTAACATCATCCTGCTGGCTAGGTTTGCTGTCATTGTAACTGGTGTGTCGATGCCTATGGTTAGTTACATCTTGCTTTAACATTTTCCCAAACTGTTAACAATCGTATCAGATACACGCGTGTCAGATCTGTGTTCCAATATGCATAAGTTATATGATCTCTGGCTAATTTCAGTATTTTCATTTCAATGTATCTGCATCCCTCTCTGCAAACCTTCATCATCATTAAGCACGGTAAGTAGACTTGGTAGACACTGTCTCTAATATAACATCAAAGGGGTATGGGTTTCTTGTGTTTGAATATAATGGCCACTTTAGCTGTTTGCTTGAATTTGTGAGATGTTTGCTTGAATTTGAAGATGTTTGTTTACTTCCCTTCCTGTGATGTAGCATTTCTGGGGTCCAGTGGCTAACTGGGGTCTACCCATCGCTGCTATATCTGACATGAAGAAAAGTCCTGAGATTATCAGTGGGAGAATGACATTTGGTAAATCACaattttccttccttccttctcatCATAAATTCTTCTTTTCCCATTGTTTGCTATGAGATTATAGACACAGACCATGTCTGATCTCATAACATTCACTGATAACGTGTGTGCCTTGTCTGAACGGCAAGGTTATCTGATAAGCAAACACCTGTTGTATATTTCAGCTCTGACGTGCTACTCCCTCCTCTTCATGCGATTTGCTTACAAAGTACAGCCAAGGAATTGGCTGCTCTTTGCCTGTCATTTAACCAATGAGACAGCCCAACTAATTCAAGGAAGTCGGCTTATCAAATACAAGTGAGTACTCAGCACTATTATTTAAATCCTAAACGTTTAGACCTTAAATATGCATTTGGGATAATTGGCCTAATGCCGAATCCGAGCAAGCTAGTACTTGCCTAGCATTCATGTCTCCATGGGCTTTCCTGTGGATTTTTGGGCAAAGTGTTTAACTTTGCAAAGGTTGCTCTCTGTGTGGTGGAGCCATGGTGGAATTTATGATAGCATGTAGTCACAACAAAGATGGCGACCTTTGGATGTCACAGTTCAGCAAGCCCGTGAATAAGTTGTGCAACATTTGTGTGGACTTGATGCAAGAGTGATCCACATTGTCATTTACCTAACAgacttctctctctgctctttgagGTGTGAGATTAAACAGTTTGTAGTATACACAGGTCTTGCATGGAAACTTGTAACACTGCTCACATGTAGGAGGTATATATGGTGGTTTCAGCATATGCAGGAGATCAATCAAAAAAGTGATTTAGCAGTACAGAGCAAAAGAAACAGGTCAACATAAGTAAACTAAAGATTTGACCGGTCAGTCTGGCTAGTCATTGATATTGAGGCCCTTAAAGGCTCTTTGCTTCCAAAACACGACTGAGCTGGAATGGATACAGGTGCATGTGGGAAAAGTAGAATATCTTAGAAAAGTTTTTTCCatagtttatttcaaaaagtgaagctttcatatattctagattcattacatataaaatgaaatatttcaagccaGCAGATCCAAATGTGTTGTGTCTGTTCAGATGCCATCTGTGAACAGTTATGGAGCCTCATGATAGTCAGATTAAATTAACCATATTTTTTAGAGAAAGTAATTGTAAATCGATCAGATTTAACCGTAACACAGCAGGAGGATTAAGGGCTCAGGAAACCGATATTTCTGTGTTATAcattctttattctaatattttgagatactggattttcatgagctgtaatcaagataaaaacaacaaaaggcTTGAAAATGTTCAGTTTATGTGCAATAAATCTAGAATACATGAAAGCTTCACTTTTTGAACTAAATTATGTGGGGAAAAAACTTTTCCCACAACAGTCTTATTTTTTTTAGATCCACCTGTATGACTGTATTCTCTGCAAATTTGA
This genomic stretch from Alosa sapidissima isolate fAloSap1 chromosome 16, fAloSap1.pri, whole genome shotgun sequence harbors:
- the mpc1 gene encoding mitochondrial pyruvate carrier 1, whose product is MAGTLARKAVDHLKSKEFREYLMSTHFWGPVANWGLPIAAISDMKKSPEIISGRMTFALTCYSLLFMRFAYKVQPRNWLLFACHLTNETAQLIQGSRLIKYNMEKKLAK